A single Parabacteroides timonensis DNA region contains:
- the gyrA gene encoding DNA gyrase subunit A, protein MVDQDRIIKINIEEEMKSAYIDYSMSVIVSRALPDVRDGFKPVHRRVLFGMNELGNTSDKPYKKSARIVGEVLGKYHPHGDSSVYFAMVRMAQTWSLRYPLVDGQGNFGSVDGDSPAAMRYTEARLSKLAEEMLRDIDKDTVDFQLNFDDTLKEPTVLPTRIPNLLVNGASGIAVGMATNMPPHNMSEVLDASMAYIDARGEIDVEGLMEYVKAPDFPTGATIYGYAGVKDAFETGRGRIILRGKAEIEVENNHEKIIISEIPYLVNKAELIKYIADLVNDKRIEGISNVNDESDRNGMRIVVDVKRDANSSVVLNKLYKLTALQSSFSVNNIALVNGRPRQLNLKDMIKAFVDHRHEVVIRRTKFELKKAEERAHILEGLIIASDNIDEVIAIIKSSKSPNEAIERLMERFSLSDVQARAIVEMRLRQLTGLEQDKLRAEYEEIERLIARLKEILENEDTRMEVIKGELQEVKDKYGDERKTDIVYASEELNPEDFYADDEMIITISHMGYIKRTPLSEFRAQGRGGVGAKGSETRDADFVEYMYPASMHATLLIFTAKGKCYWLKVFEIPEGAKNAKGRAIQNLLNIEPDDKVNAFIRVKKLTTDTEFINSHYLLFCTKKGVIKKTLLEAYSRPRQNGVNAITLREDDGLIEVCMTNGNNEVLIANRNGRAIRFHESAVRVMGRTASGVRGMTLDEDPSDEVVGMVCIKDKETDTVLVVSEQGYGKRSVVEDYRMTNRGGKGVKTLNITEKTGKLVAIKNVTEENDIMIINKSGIAIRMKVTDLNVIGRATQGVRLINLGKRNDEIASVCKVLSESEEQVNEENVEQDAQNENKGEITDFGGSEDIANDTEETTNE, encoded by the coding sequence ATGGTTGATCAAGACAGAATTATTAAGATTAACATCGAGGAGGAAATGAAATCAGCATACATTGATTATTCAATGTCTGTAATTGTTTCGCGCGCCCTTCCGGATGTTAGGGATGGTTTTAAACCGGTTCACCGTCGTGTGTTGTTCGGGATGAATGAATTAGGTAATACATCCGATAAACCTTATAAGAAATCTGCGAGAATTGTTGGAGAAGTTTTAGGTAAGTACCATCCACATGGAGACTCTTCCGTGTATTTTGCGATGGTTCGTATGGCACAAACATGGTCCTTACGTTATCCGTTAGTAGACGGACAAGGTAACTTTGGTTCGGTCGACGGCGACAGTCCGGCGGCAATGCGTTACACCGAAGCACGTTTGAGCAAGCTTGCCGAAGAAATGCTTCGTGATATTGACAAAGACACAGTAGACTTCCAGCTGAACTTCGATGATACGCTGAAAGAACCGACAGTACTTCCGACTCGTATTCCGAACTTGTTGGTGAACGGTGCTTCCGGTATCGCAGTAGGTATGGCAACGAATATGCCACCTCACAACATGAGTGAAGTGCTGGATGCGTCTATGGCTTATATAGATGCCCGTGGAGAAATCGATGTAGAAGGTTTGATGGAGTATGTAAAAGCTCCTGATTTCCCGACAGGTGCAACGATCTACGGCTATGCAGGTGTGAAAGATGCTTTCGAAACCGGTAGGGGACGTATCATTCTTCGCGGTAAAGCAGAAATTGAAGTAGAAAACAATCACGAAAAGATCATCATTTCGGAAATTCCTTACCTTGTTAATAAGGCAGAACTGATCAAGTATATCGCCGACCTGGTAAATGATAAACGTATCGAGGGTATTTCTAATGTAAACGACGAATCAGACCGTAACGGTATGCGTATCGTTGTAGATGTGAAACGTGATGCAAATTCAAGCGTTGTACTGAATAAATTGTATAAGCTGACAGCTTTACAATCTTCATTCAGCGTAAATAACATCGCTCTGGTTAACGGTCGTCCGCGTCAGTTGAACCTGAAAGACATGATTAAGGCATTCGTTGATCACCGTCATGAAGTCGTGATACGTCGTACAAAATTCGAACTGAAGAAAGCCGAAGAAAGAGCTCATATCCTGGAAGGATTGATCATTGCTTCTGATAATATCGATGAAGTAATTGCTATTATCAAATCATCCAAGAGCCCGAACGAAGCGATCGAACGTTTGATGGAACGTTTCTCTCTATCAGATGTGCAGGCTCGTGCAATCGTTGAAATGAGACTTCGCCAGTTAACAGGACTAGAACAAGATAAACTGCGTGCTGAATACGAAGAAATCGAGAGATTGATTGCCCGTTTAAAAGAGATCCTGGAAAATGAAGACACTCGTATGGAAGTGATCAAGGGAGAATTGCAGGAGGTGAAAGATAAATATGGCGACGAACGTAAAACCGATATCGTATACGCTTCTGAAGAACTGAATCCGGAAGATTTTTATGCCGACGACGAAATGATCATCACGATCTCGCACATGGGATACATCAAACGTACGCCGTTGAGTGAATTCCGTGCTCAGGGCCGTGGAGGAGTAGGAGCCAAGGGATCTGAAACCCGTGATGCTGACTTTGTTGAGTATATGTATCCGGCTTCTATGCACGCAACGTTACTGATATTTACGGCAAAAGGTAAGTGCTATTGGCTGAAGGTATTCGAAATTCCGGAAGGAGCAAAGAATGCAAAGGGTAGAGCCATCCAAAACTTATTGAATATCGAACCAGATGATAAAGTAAATGCCTTCATCCGCGTTAAAAAACTGACAACTGACACAGAATTTATCAATTCACATTACCTATTGTTCTGTACAAAGAAAGGTGTTATCAAGAAAACATTGCTTGAAGCGTACTCACGTCCGCGTCAGAATGGTGTGAACGCTATCACACTGCGCGAAGACGACGGTCTGATCGAAGTCTGTATGACGAATGGTAACAACGAAGTATTGATTGCGAACCGTAACGGACGGGCTATTCGTTTCCACGAAAGTGCAGTTCGCGTCATGGGACGTACAGCTTCCGGAGTAAGAGGTATGACACTCGACGAAGATCCTTCTGATGAAGTTGTAGGAATGGTATGTATCAAGGATAAAGAAACCGATACAGTATTGGTTGTTTCTGAACAGGGTTACGGAAAACGTTCAGTTGTAGAAGATTACCGTATGACTAACCGTGGCGGTAAAGGTGTTAAGACACTCAACATTACTGAAAAGACAGGTAAACTTGTTGCCATTAAAAATGTTACAGAAGAAAATGATATCATGATCATTAACAAGTCTGGTATCGCTATTCGTATGAAGGTAACTGACCTGAATGTGATCGGTCGTGCAACACAAGGTGTCCGTTTGATCAACTTAGGTAAACGTAACGATGAAATAGCCTCTGTATGTAAGGTTTTATCCGAATCGGAAGAGCAGGTGAATGAAGAAAACGTAGAACAAGACGCTCAGAATGAAAACAAAGGAGAAATAACCGATTTTGGAGGATCCGAAGATATCGCTAACGATACTGAAGAGACAACAAATGAATAA
- a CDS encoding tetratricopeptide repeat protein, with product MKRLLLTVALCVAASASFAQKKAVKEAQGIAKGDKADFTEARSLIKGALENPETKDDAQTWYVAGFIEDQQFSAERTKQILGQQPNEPVMYDALIAILPYFKKAYELDQLPNEKGKIKPKYTKDIKSILSADHVYYFNGGAYYFDQKDYKKAYDFFNQYLEISELPMFEGTQTAEKDSTFMTVQFYAAVAATQLGDSPTAIKALSRAKDTDFRQNDIYQYLAYEYQQAKDTVNFEKVLEEGMAKFPNEEYYLMNLINNYIYSGRNEKAIEYLNTAIAKDANNSQLYHVMGMVYETGLKDYANAEKYFSKALELNPDAVESLSSLGRVYYNQGVNKQGEANMINDSKKYQEELTVAKDLFKKALPYFEKAHQMKPTESEYMIALRGIYYNLNMGPELEAIEAEMNK from the coding sequence ATGAAACGATTATTATTAACAGTTGCATTATGTGTTGCAGCATCTGCCTCTTTCGCTCAAAAGAAAGCCGTTAAGGAGGCACAAGGAATAGCAAAAGGAGACAAGGCTGATTTCACAGAAGCCAGATCATTAATCAAGGGGGCTCTCGAAAATCCTGAAACAAAGGATGACGCTCAGACTTGGTATGTTGCCGGTTTTATCGAAGATCAGCAGTTCAGTGCAGAAAGAACAAAACAAATCTTGGGACAACAGCCGAACGAACCGGTTATGTACGATGCTTTGATCGCTATCCTTCCTTATTTCAAGAAGGCTTACGAACTGGATCAGCTTCCTAACGAAAAAGGTAAAATCAAACCGAAATATACAAAAGACATCAAAAGCATCTTGAGTGCTGACCATGTATATTATTTCAACGGTGGTGCTTACTATTTCGACCAGAAAGATTATAAGAAAGCATACGATTTCTTCAATCAGTACCTGGAAATCTCTGAATTACCGATGTTCGAAGGAACTCAGACAGCAGAAAAAGACTCTACATTCATGACTGTTCAGTTCTATGCTGCCGTAGCTGCTACTCAGCTGGGTGATTCTCCTACAGCTATCAAAGCGTTGAGTCGTGCTAAAGACACAGACTTCAGACAGAATGATATCTACCAGTATCTGGCTTACGAATATCAGCAGGCTAAAGACACTGTGAACTTTGAAAAGGTACTGGAAGAAGGTATGGCTAAGTTCCCGAACGAAGAATATTACCTGATGAACCTGATCAACAACTATATCTATTCAGGAAGAAACGAAAAAGCTATCGAATACCTGAACACTGCTATCGCTAAGGATGCTAACAATTCTCAGCTGTATCACGTAATGGGTATGGTTTACGAAACAGGTTTGAAAGATTATGCAAACGCTGAAAAATATTTCTCTAAAGCATTGGAACTGAACCCAGATGCAGTAGAATCCCTGTCAAGCCTTGGCCGTGTATATTACAACCAGGGTGTAAACAAACAAGGTGAAGCAAACATGATTAACGACAGCAAGAAATATCAGGAAGAATTGACAGTTGCTAAAGATCTTTTCAAGAAAGCTCTTCCTTATTTCGAAAAAGCTCACCAGATGAAACCGACAGAATCAGAATATATGATCGCTTTAAGAGGTATCTATTATAATCTGAACATGGGTCCGGAACTGGAAGCTATCGAGGCTGAAATGAACAAATAA
- a CDS encoding sodium ion-translocating decarboxylase subunit beta, protein MENVDFLSLFQGFGTMVAGGWILAIARVFLITLGGLLVYLGWKGVLEPMVMIPMGLGMIAINCGTLIMPEGGLGNLFLDPMLSDTDELMNTMQIDFLQPVYTLTFSNGLIACFVFMGIGTLLDVGFLLQKPFASLFLALCAELGTFLTVPIASAFGLSLQESASVAMVGGADGPMVLFTSLILAKHLFVPITVVAYLYLGLTYGGYPYLVKLLIPQRLRAIKMTNTKPPKNYDAKVKLAFSVILCAVLCFLFPVASPLFFSLFLGVAVRESGMKHIYDFVSGPLLYGSTFMLGLLLGVLCDAQLLLDPKILKLLVLGVTALLLSGIGGIMGGYIMYFIKRGNYNPVIGIAAVSCVPTTAKVAQKLVSKENPDSFILGDALGANISGVITSAIITGIYITIIPYL, encoded by the coding sequence ATGGAAAACGTTGATTTTTTAAGTTTGTTCCAAGGATTTGGAACAATGGTTGCCGGTGGATGGATACTGGCTATCGCTCGTGTTTTTTTGATTACTCTTGGTGGCCTGCTCGTTTATCTGGGCTGGAAAGGTGTTTTGGAACCAATGGTAATGATCCCTATGGGATTAGGGATGATTGCTATCAATTGTGGTACTCTGATCATGCCGGAAGGTGGTCTTGGGAATCTGTTTCTGGATCCAATGCTTTCCGATACAGACGAATTAATGAACACTATGCAGATTGACTTTCTTCAACCTGTTTATACGCTTACGTTTAGTAATGGTTTGATCGCCTGCTTTGTGTTTATGGGGATCGGTACCTTACTGGATGTCGGTTTCTTACTCCAAAAGCCGTTTGCCAGCCTTTTTCTGGCTCTTTGTGCCGAACTGGGAACCTTCCTGACTGTTCCGATTGCCAGTGCTTTTGGATTATCTTTACAGGAAAGTGCCTCTGTCGCTATGGTGGGTGGTGCTGATGGCCCGATGGTTTTGTTTACATCACTGATTTTGGCAAAGCACCTGTTCGTTCCTATCACAGTCGTTGCTTATTTGTATCTGGGGTTAACTTATGGTGGGTATCCTTACCTGGTAAAGTTACTGATTCCACAACGGTTACGTGCTATAAAGATGACGAATACAAAACCTCCTAAGAATTACGATGCAAAGGTTAAACTGGCATTTTCTGTTATTTTGTGTGCCGTTTTATGTTTTCTGTTTCCTGTAGCCTCTCCCCTTTTCTTCTCATTATTCCTGGGAGTTGCAGTTCGCGAATCAGGTATGAAACATATTTATGACTTTGTGAGCGGACCGTTATTATATGGTTCTACTTTTATGTTGGGGTTATTGCTTGGTGTATTGTGTGATGCTCAACTACTTCTTGATCCCAAAATTTTAAAATTGTTGGTATTAGGCGTTACGGCATTGCTCCTTTCCGGTATCGGAGGTATTATGGGTGGCTATATCATGTATTTTATTAAACGTGGTAACTATAATCCGGTAATTGGTATTGCTGCCGTGAGTTGTGTTCCTACAACGGCTAAAGTAGCTCAGAAACTGGTAAGTAAAGAAAACCCGGACTCTTTCATCTTGGGAGATGCATTAGGTGCTAATATATCCGGTGTGATTACATCTGCAATTATTACAGGTATTTATATTACAATCATACCTTATTTATAA